The Delphinus delphis chromosome 10, mDelDel1.2, whole genome shotgun sequence genome includes a region encoding these proteins:
- the TEX264 gene encoding testis-expressed protein 264 isoform X2: MSDLLLLGLIGGLTLLLLLTLLAFAGYSGLLARVAVSAGSPPVRNVTMAYKFHVGPYGETGRLFTESCSVSPKLRSVAVYYDNPRMVPSEKCRCAVGSILSEAPSHVVMATFPYTTPLSIWLATRRVHPALDAYIKERKLCAHPRLEIYQQDQIYFMCPLARQGDFYVPEVKETERKFRGPAEAIDAHVDGTGTDTMSDTSSVSLEVGPGSRETSAATLSPGVSSRGWDDGDTRSEHSYSESGASGSSFEELDLEGEGPLGEARVGPEAEPLGVAKWPREPSTPEKGEE; the protein is encoded by the exons ATGTCGGACCTGCTACTCCTGGGCCTGATTGGGGGCCtcactctgctgctgctgctgacgcTGCTGGCCTTTGCTGGGTACTCAGGGCTGCTGGCCAGGGTGGCAGTGAGTGCTGGCTCACCCCCCGTCCGCAACGTCACCATGGCCTACAAGTTCCACGTGGGGCCCTATGGTGAGACTGGGCGGCTTTTCACAGAGAGCTGCAGTGTCTCCCCCAAGCTCCGCTCCGTTGCCGTCTACTATGACAACCCCCGCATG GTGCCCTCTGAGAAGTGCCGCTGTGCGGTGGGCAGCATTCTGAGTGAAG CACCTAGCCATGTGGTGATGGCCACCTTCCCCTACACCACACCCCTGTCCATCTGGCTGGCTACCCGCCGTGTCCATCCTGCCCTGGACGCCTACATCAAG GAGCGGAAGTTGTGTGCCCACCCACGGCTGGAGATCTACCAGCAAGACCAGATCTATTTCATGTGCCCACTGGCACGGCAGGGAGACTTCTATGTGCCTGAGGTGAAGGAGACAGAGCGGAAATTCCGGGGCCCTGCAGAGGCCATTGATGCCCACGTGGATGGCACAG GAACTGACACGATGAGTGACACAAGTTCTGTAAGCCTGGAGGTGGGTCCTGGCAGCCGGGAGACTTCAGCTGCCACACTGTCCCCAGGGGTGAGCAGCCGTGGCTGGGATGATGGTGACACCCGCAGTGAGCACAGCTACAGCGAGTCGGGTGCCAGCGGCTCCTCCTTTGAGGAGCTGGACCTGGAGGGCGAGGGACCCCTTGGGGAGGCAAGGGTCGGCCCTGAGGCTGAACCCCTTGGGGTTGCCAAGTGGCCCCGGGAGCCCAGTACCCCTGAGAAGGGCGAGGAGTAA
- the TEX264 gene encoding testis-expressed protein 264 isoform X1, protein MSDLLLLGLIGGLTLLLLLTLLAFAGYSGLLARVAVSAGSPPVRNVTMAYKFHVGPYGETGRLFTESCSVSPKLRSVAVYYDNPRMVPSEKCRCAVGSILSEGEESPSRELIRLYQKFGFKVFSFPAPSHVVMATFPYTTPLSIWLATRRVHPALDAYIKERKLCAHPRLEIYQQDQIYFMCPLARQGDFYVPEVKETERKFRGPAEAIDAHVDGTGTDTMSDTSSVSLEVGPGSRETSAATLSPGVSSRGWDDGDTRSEHSYSESGASGSSFEELDLEGEGPLGEARVGPEAEPLGVAKWPREPSTPEKGEE, encoded by the exons ATGTCGGACCTGCTACTCCTGGGCCTGATTGGGGGCCtcactctgctgctgctgctgacgcTGCTGGCCTTTGCTGGGTACTCAGGGCTGCTGGCCAGGGTGGCAGTGAGTGCTGGCTCACCCCCCGTCCGCAACGTCACCATGGCCTACAAGTTCCACGTGGGGCCCTATGGTGAGACTGGGCGGCTTTTCACAGAGAGCTGCAGTGTCTCCCCCAAGCTCCGCTCCGTTGCCGTCTACTATGACAACCCCCGCATG GTGCCCTCTGAGAAGTGCCGCTGTGCGGTGGGCAGCATTCTGAGTGAAGGTGAGGAGTCACCCTCCCGTGAGCTCATCCGACTCTATCAGAAATTTGGCTTCAAGGTGTTCTCTTTCCCAGCACCTAGCCATGTGGTGATGGCCACCTTCCCCTACACCACACCCCTGTCCATCTGGCTGGCTACCCGCCGTGTCCATCCTGCCCTGGACGCCTACATCAAG GAGCGGAAGTTGTGTGCCCACCCACGGCTGGAGATCTACCAGCAAGACCAGATCTATTTCATGTGCCCACTGGCACGGCAGGGAGACTTCTATGTGCCTGAGGTGAAGGAGACAGAGCGGAAATTCCGGGGCCCTGCAGAGGCCATTGATGCCCACGTGGATGGCACAG GAACTGACACGATGAGTGACACAAGTTCTGTAAGCCTGGAGGTGGGTCCTGGCAGCCGGGAGACTTCAGCTGCCACACTGTCCCCAGGGGTGAGCAGCCGTGGCTGGGATGATGGTGACACCCGCAGTGAGCACAGCTACAGCGAGTCGGGTGCCAGCGGCTCCTCCTTTGAGGAGCTGGACCTGGAGGGCGAGGGACCCCTTGGGGAGGCAAGGGTCGGCCCTGAGGCTGAACCCCTTGGGGTTGCCAAGTGGCCCCGGGAGCCCAGTACCCCTGAGAAGGGCGAGGAGTAA
- the TEX264 gene encoding testis-expressed protein 264 isoform X3, whose amino-acid sequence MSDLLLLGLIGGLTLLLLLTLLAFAGYSGLLARVAVSAGSPPVRNVTMAYKFHVGPYGETGRLFTESCSVSPKLRSVAVYYDNPRMERKLCAHPRLEIYQQDQIYFMCPLARQGDFYVPEVKETERKFRGPAEAIDAHVDGTGTDTMSDTSSVSLEVGPGSRETSAATLSPGVSSRGWDDGDTRSEHSYSESGASGSSFEELDLEGEGPLGEARVGPEAEPLGVAKWPREPSTPEKGEE is encoded by the exons ATGTCGGACCTGCTACTCCTGGGCCTGATTGGGGGCCtcactctgctgctgctgctgacgcTGCTGGCCTTTGCTGGGTACTCAGGGCTGCTGGCCAGGGTGGCAGTGAGTGCTGGCTCACCCCCCGTCCGCAACGTCACCATGGCCTACAAGTTCCACGTGGGGCCCTATGGTGAGACTGGGCGGCTTTTCACAGAGAGCTGCAGTGTCTCCCCCAAGCTCCGCTCCGTTGCCGTCTACTATGACAACCCCCGCATG GAGCGGAAGTTGTGTGCCCACCCACGGCTGGAGATCTACCAGCAAGACCAGATCTATTTCATGTGCCCACTGGCACGGCAGGGAGACTTCTATGTGCCTGAGGTGAAGGAGACAGAGCGGAAATTCCGGGGCCCTGCAGAGGCCATTGATGCCCACGTGGATGGCACAG GAACTGACACGATGAGTGACACAAGTTCTGTAAGCCTGGAGGTGGGTCCTGGCAGCCGGGAGACTTCAGCTGCCACACTGTCCCCAGGGGTGAGCAGCCGTGGCTGGGATGATGGTGACACCCGCAGTGAGCACAGCTACAGCGAGTCGGGTGCCAGCGGCTCCTCCTTTGAGGAGCTGGACCTGGAGGGCGAGGGACCCCTTGGGGAGGCAAGGGTCGGCCCTGAGGCTGAACCCCTTGGGGTTGCCAAGTGGCCCCGGGAGCCCAGTACCCCTGAGAAGGGCGAGGAGTAA